A window from Ovis canadensis isolate MfBH-ARS-UI-01 breed Bighorn chromosome 4, ARS-UI_OviCan_v2, whole genome shotgun sequence encodes these proteins:
- the LOC138439750 gene encoding probable inactive serine protease 58, translated as MIMNLILLWALLNLPVALTFDPDYKDAITPPYLIYLKSDYLPCVGVLIHPLWVITAAHCNLMRLQLALGVTKPSNIYEEKYIQVVGYEKMIRHPQFSITSIEHNLMLIKLQTHIRLNDYVKMVSLPREPAAEDDMCTVSTWAYNLCDLYKDPDSLQNVNISVISKGECRRAYKNIRIRDNMMCVGIVPGRRLPCKEVTAAPAVCNGILQGILTFADGCVLRADVGIYTRIINYIPWIENTIRNN; from the exons ATGATTATGAATTTAATCCTTCTGTGGGCTCTCTTGAACCTGCCTG TTGCTTTGACCTTTGATCCAGACTACAAAGACGCCATCACTCCCCCCTACTTGATCTACTTGAAGTCTGATTACTTGCCTTGTGTTGGAGTCCTGATCCACCCTCTTTGGGTGATCACAGCTGCACACTGTAACTTAAT GAGGCTTCAGTTAGCACTGGGGGTTACAAAACCATCcaatatatatgaagaaaaatatatacaagtgGTTGGTTACGAGAAGATGATTCGTCACCCACAATTTTCCATCACTTCTATTGAGCACAACCTCATGTTAATCAAGCTGCAAACCCATATTAGACTCAACGACTACGTGAAAATGGTCAGCCTGCCCAGAGAGCCTGCTGCTGAAGACGACATGTGCACCGTCTCCACCTGGGCCTACAACCTGTGTGATCTCT acAAGGACCCTGACTCACTGCAGAATGTGAATATCTCTGTAATCTCCAAAGGTGAGTGCCGCAGAGCCTATAAAAACATCCGCATCAGAGACAATATGATGTGCGTGGGCATCGTGCCAGGAAGGAGGCTGCCCTGCAAG GAAGTCACAGCTGCCCCAGCGGTGTGCAATGGGATACTTCAAGGAATCCTGACATTTGCGGATGGGTGTGTTTTGAGAGCTGATGTGGGAATCTATACCAGGATCATTAACTACATACCCTGGATTGAAAATACCATCCGGAACAACTGA